A stretch of Mus caroli chromosome 5, CAROLI_EIJ_v1.1, whole genome shotgun sequence DNA encodes these proteins:
- the Tfip11 gene encoding tuftelin-interacting protein 11, translating to MSLSHLYRDGEGHLDDDDDDERENFEITDWDLQNEFNPNRQRHWQTKEEATYGVWAERDSDEERPSFGGKRARDYSAPVNFISAGLKKGAAEEADSEDSDADEKPVKQEDFPKDLGPKKLKTGGNFKPSQKGFSGGTKSFMDFGSWERHTKGIGQKLLQKMGYVPGRGLGKNAQGIINPIEAKQRKGKGAVGAYGSERTTQSLQDFPVADSEEEAEEEFQKELSQWRKDPSGSKKKPKYSYKTVEELKAKGRVSKKLTAPQKELSQVKVIDMTGREQKVYYSYSQISHKHSMPDEGVPLLAQLPPTAGKEARMPGFALPELEHNLQLLIERTEQEIIQSDRQLQYERDMVVSLSHELEKTAEVLAHEERVISNLSKVLALVEECERRMQPHGADPLTLDECARIFETLQDKYYEEYRLADRADLAVAIVYPLVKDYFKDWHPLEDGSYGTQIISKWKSLLENDQLLSHSSQDLSSDAFHRLMWEVWMPFVRNVVAQWQPRNCEPMVDFLDSWAHIIPVWILDNILDQLIFPKLQKEVDNWNPLTDTVPIHSWIHPWLPLMQARLEPLYSPVRSKLSSALQKWHPSDASAKLILQPWKEVLTPGSWEAFMLRNIVPKLGMCLGELVINPHQQHMDAFYWVMDWEGMISVSSLVGLLEKHFFPKWLQVLCSWLSNSPNYEEITKWYLGWKSMFSDQVLAHPSVKDKFNEALDIMNRAVSSNVGAYMQPGARENIAYLTHTERRKDFQYEAMQERREAENMAQRGIGVAASSVPMNFKDLIETKAEEHNIVFMPVIGKRHEGKQLYTFGRIVIYIDRGVVFVQGEKTWVPTSLQSLIDMAK from the exons ATGTCTCTGTCCCACTTGTACCGGGATGGCGAAGGCCACcttgatgatgacgatgacgacgaGCGTGAGAACTTTGAGATCACCGACTGGGATCTCCAGAATGAGTTCAATCCCAACCGGCAGCGCCATTGGCAGACCAAGGAGGAGGCCACCTATGGGGTGTGGGCGGAGCGCGACTCGGACGAGGAGAGGCCCAGCTTTGGAGGCAAAAG gGCCCGAGACTATTCTGCACCGGTCAACTTCATCAGTGCGGGGCTCAAGAAAGGGGCGGCCGAGGAAGCGGACTCCGAGGACTCTGATGCTGACGAGAAGCCTGTTAAGCAGGAGGACTTCCCGAAGGATTTAGGACCAAAGAAGTTAAAGACG GGTGGCAATTTTAAGCCCAGCCAAAAAGGCTTTTCAGGAGGAACCAAGTCCTTCATGGACTTTGGCAGCTGGGAGAGACACACGAAAGGGATCGGGCAGAAGCTGCTGCAGAAGATGGGCTACGTCCCTGGGCGTGGCCTGGGGAAGAACGCACAGG GGATCATCAACCCCATTGAAGCCAAACAGAGAAAAGGCAAGGGAGCTGTGGGGGCCTACGGCTCGGAGAGGACCACTCAGTCTCTACAGGACTTCCCCGTGGCAGACtcggaagaggaggcagaagag GAGTTTCAGAAGGAGCTGAGCCAATGGAGGAAAGACCCCAGCGGAAGCAAGAAGAAGCCAAAGTACTCTTACAAGACTGTGGAGGAGCTGAAGGCCAAGGGCAGGGTCAGCAAGAAGCTCACAGCGCCTCAGAAGGAACTGTCTCAGGTCAAG GTGATCGACATGACAGGCCGGGAGCAGAAGGTGTACTACAGCTACAGCCAAATCAGCCACAAGCACAGCATGCCCGATGAAGGGGTGCCATTGCTGGCGCAGCTGCCCCCCACAGCTGGCAAGGAAGCCAGGATGCCGGGCTTTGCACTGCCTGAGCTGGAGCACAACCTGCAGCTGCTCATTGAGCGCACGGAGCAGGAGATCATCCAGAGCGACCGGCAGCTCCAGTATGAGCGGGACATGGTGGTTAGCCTGTCGCACGAGCTGGAGAAGACAGCCGAGGTTCTTGCACATGAGGAGCGTGTCATCTCTAACCTCAGCAAGGTGCTGGCCCTGGTGGAGGAATGTGAGCGCCGCATGCAGCCCCATGGCGCCGACCCCCTCACTCTGGATGAGTGTGCCCGCATCTTTGAGACACTACAGGACAAGTACTATGAGGAGTACCGCCTAGCAGACCGCGCAGACCTTGCTGTGGCCATCGTCTACCCGCTCGTGAAGGACTACTTCAAGGATTGGCACCCCCTCGAG GACGGTAGCTATGGCACCCAGATCATCTCCAAGTGGAAGAGCCTCCTGGAGAACGACCAGCTGCTGTCTCACAGCAGCCAGGACCTGTCCTCCGACGCCTTCCACAG GCTCATGTGGGAGGTCTGGATGCCTTTCGTTCGGAATGTCGTCGCCCAGTGGCAGCCACGGAACTGTGAGCCGATGGTGGACTTCCTGGACAGCTGGGCACACATCATCCCCGTGTGGATCCTGGACAATATCCTGGACCAGCTCATCTTCCCTAAGCTGCAGAAGGAG GTGGACAACTGGAACCCCCTGACAGACACCGTCCCTATCCACTCGTGGATCCATCCGTGGCTGCCGCTCATGCAGGCCCGCCTGGAGCCACTCTACTCCCCTGTGCGCAGCAAGCTGTCCAGCGCACTGCAGAAATGGCACCCCAGCGATGCCTCAGCCAAGCTCATCCTGCAGCCCTGGAAAGAGGTCCTCACCCCTGGGTCCTGGGAGGCCTTCATGCTCAGGAACATCGTGCCCAAGCTGG GCATGTGCCTGGGGGAGCTTGTCATCAACCCCCACCAGCAGCACATGGACGCCTTCTACTGGGTGATGGACTGGGAGGGGATGATCTCCGTCTCCAGCCTGGTGGGGCTGCTGGAGAAGCATTTCTTCCCCAAGTGGCTCCAG GTGCTGTGCTCCTGGCTCAGTAACAGTCCCAATTACGAGGAGATCACCAAGTGGTACCTGGGCTGGAAGTCCATGTTCTCAGACCAGGTGCTGGCCCACCCTTCTGTCAAGGACAAGTTCAACGAAGCACTCGACATCATGAACAGGGCTGTGTCCTCCAATGTTG GTGCCTACATGCAGCCGGGTGCGAGAGAGAACATTGCCTACCTCACCCACACGGAGCGCAGGAAGGATTTCCAGTACGAGGCCATGCAGGAGCGCCGGGAGGCTGAGAACATGGCACAGAGAGGCATCGGTGTGGCCGCCAGCTCTGTGCCCATGAACTTTAAGGACCTTATCGAGACCAAGGCAGAGGAGCACAACATTGTGTTCATGCCTGTCATCGGCAAGCGGCATGAGGGCAAGCAGCTCTACACCTTTGGCCGCATCGTCATCTACATTGACCGGGGTGTGGTGTTTGTGCAGGGTGAGAAGACTTGGGTGCCCACCTCCCTGCAGAGCCTCATCGACATGGCCAAGTAG